A single window of Aphidius gifuensis isolate YNYX2018 linkage group LG1, ASM1490517v1, whole genome shotgun sequence DNA harbors:
- the LOC122854564 gene encoding bolA-like protein 3 codes for MFAQVMKSSRQHISLLSRVWSGSSGVLAGKEAEIKMTTLLRNKFPKAKVIEVNDISGGCGAMFEINVVSTEFKGLNTVKQHRLINETLKDEIKDMHGIRISTEIPSS; via the exons ATGTTCGCTCAAGTTATGAAATCAAGTCGTCAGCATATATCG CTTTTGTCTCGTGTTTGGAGTGGTTCAAGTGGTGTTTTAGCTGGTAAAGAAGCAGAGATTAAAATGACAACATtattgagaaataaatttccaaaagCTAAAGTTATTGAAGTTAATGATATATcag gtGGTTGTGGTGCTATGTTTGAAATAAACGTTGTGTCTACTGAATTTAAAGGATTAAATACTGTTAAACAACATCGTTTAATTAAtgag ACATTGAAAGATGAAATTAAAGACATGCATGGTATCAGAATCAGCACAGAAATTCCTAGTtcttag